From the genome of Nicotiana sylvestris chromosome 2, ASM39365v2, whole genome shotgun sequence, one region includes:
- the LOC138886205 gene encoding uncharacterized protein, protein MNEASILHHESFLRYWAEVNQLDAEARELAEKRDMYKLLSEQHEGAVKNIQTELDAAQKEHANLLGHVKIFEVSDDELATTNNNQTSQVQQKIDRIDQLQAEMNKLQAMADVWKRKMDRLASKKETAQEQLASAEVQLRVAKEKAESRARQIEDLQAQLGSAAAE, encoded by the exons ATGAATGAG GCCTCTATACTCCACCATGAGAGCTTTCTTCGATATTGGGCTGAGGTTAACCAGCTCGATGCCGAGGCCAGGGAGCTTGCTGAGAAAAGAGATATGTATAAGCTTCTCAGTGAGCAACACGAAGGGGCCGTCAAGAATATCCAGACCGAGTTAGATGCGGCTCAAAAAGAGCATGCCAACTTGTTGGGACATGTAAAGATTTTCGAGGTTAGCGATGATGAATTAGCCACGACAAATAACAACCAAACCTCGCAGGTCCAGCAGAAGATTGACCGAATCGACCAACTCCAGGCTGAAATGAACAAGCTCCAGGCCATGGCCGATGTTTGGAAGAGAAAAATGGACCGACTGGCTTCAAAAAAGGAGACAGCCCAGGAGCAGCTGGCATCGGCAGAGGTCCAACTCCGAGTGGCAAAAGAGAAAGCCGAATCACGGGCTAGACAAATCGAGGACCTCCAAGCTCAACTGGGCTCGGCCGCTGCTGAATGA
- the LOC104219388 gene encoding uncharacterized protein — translation MASLNLFSPPIPITQRRVLVYTKATSAKSSGGSSEEKSILDFVLGAITKEDQLLETDPILKKVEGKSTGTTTISSKKSVSSPPKKNSDGGFGGFGGLFAKKE, via the coding sequence ATGGCTTCTTTGAACTTGTTTTCCCCACCAATTCCAATTACCCAAAGAAGAGTATTAGTATATACTAAAGCTACATCAGCAAAAAGCTCAGGTGGAAGCAGTGAGGAGAAGTCAATTCTAGACTTTGTACTTGGGGCAATAACAAAAGAAGATCAATTATTAGAAACTGATCCAATCTTGAAAAAAGTTGAAGGTAAGAGTACTGGCACCACTACTATCAGCAGCAAGAAATCAGTTTCTTCACCTCCTAAGAAGAATTCCGATGGCGGTTTCGGAGGGTTTGGCGGCCTCTTCGCGAAGAAAGAATGA